A window of the Pseudomonas furukawaii genome harbors these coding sequences:
- a CDS encoding LuxR C-terminal-related transcriptional regulator: MISKEELLSADHLLHHLPVAVIIARNRKIISFNARALEMFRASRKQLAGASFAVLYPEQKDFEDAAQHFGPLLARRVYFHDDRIMRRLDGTHFRARVRGHGFNENNPYELAAWVFTDVVMHEQDAPGQNLSLTAREREVAALLVEGLTSKEAAKRLGISPRTVDIHRCSLLKKYQVNSTKDLIKRIVS, from the coding sequence ATGATATCCAAAGAAGAACTATTGAGTGCCGACCATCTTCTCCATCATTTACCGGTCGCGGTGATCATTGCCAGGAACCGCAAGATAATAAGTTTCAATGCCCGAGCACTTGAAATGTTTCGTGCATCCAGAAAACAACTGGCAGGTGCGTCTTTCGCCGTGCTCTATCCTGAGCAGAAGGATTTTGAAGATGCCGCGCAACACTTTGGCCCGCTGTTAGCCCGACGTGTCTATTTTCATGATGATCGCATCATGCGTCGCCTGGATGGCACGCATTTCCGGGCCAGGGTCCGAGGTCATGGATTCAACGAAAACAATCCGTACGAGTTGGCAGCCTGGGTGTTCACGGACGTGGTCATGCACGAACAGGATGCCCCCGGCCAGAACCTGAGTCTGACCGCACGAGAGCGGGAGGTGGCCGCACTATTGGTGGAAGGACTGACGAGCAAGGAAGCAGCGAAACGCCTGGGCATCAGCCCCAGGACGGTGGACATTCATCGCTGCAGCCTGCTCAAGAAATACCAGGTGAACTCGACGAAGGACCTGATCAAACGAATCGTGAGCTGA
- a CDS encoding MFS transporter, whose protein sequence is MSETMHVSPATLRKVTAAAAVGNFVEWFDFAVYGFLATIIAGQFFSSDDPSTALLQTFAVFAVAFALRPLGGIVFGALGDRLGRKRVLSATVLMMAGATTVIGLLPTYASIGLLAPVLLTVARCVQGFSAGGEYAGACAYLMEHAPNHRRAWYGSFIPVSTFTAFACAALMAYLLDASLSPEAMSEWGWRVPFLAAAPLGLIGLYLRWRMEETPAFRLAMSEKQMHAHSPLRETLGQQKGTILRLGAFISLTALSFYMFTTYFATYLQVVGHLSRPQSLIVSTVALLFAAAACPVAGAFSDRVGRRRTIGFTCLWMILAVFPAYWLASSGDLLAAIVGVILLAVGAVLSGVVTAALLSEAFPTRTRYTASAMTYNLAYTIFGGTAPLVATWLIGQTGSSLAPAFYLVLVALLALVGGLALPETYRISLHDGPSNLPSDVLKPARVPG, encoded by the coding sequence ATGAGCGAAACTATGCATGTGTCTCCCGCCACACTTCGAAAAGTAACCGCTGCAGCAGCAGTTGGTAATTTCGTTGAATGGTTCGATTTTGCAGTCTATGGATTTCTCGCCACTATCATCGCGGGGCAGTTTTTCTCGAGCGATGACCCCAGCACCGCCTTGCTACAGACCTTCGCGGTCTTCGCCGTTGCCTTTGCGCTACGCCCCCTGGGTGGGATCGTGTTCGGAGCGCTCGGCGACCGGCTCGGTCGCAAGCGGGTCCTGTCGGCGACTGTCCTGATGATGGCCGGGGCTACCACGGTGATCGGCCTGCTGCCTACTTACGCCAGCATTGGCTTGCTGGCGCCCGTTTTGCTGACGGTTGCCCGCTGTGTCCAGGGTTTCTCTGCCGGAGGCGAATATGCCGGGGCTTGCGCCTACCTGATGGAGCACGCACCGAACCACAGGAGGGCCTGGTATGGCAGCTTCATCCCTGTGTCGACCTTCACGGCGTTTGCGTGCGCGGCGCTCATGGCCTACCTGCTGGATGCCAGTCTCTCGCCCGAAGCGATGAGCGAGTGGGGGTGGCGGGTTCCGTTTCTGGCCGCGGCGCCGTTGGGGCTCATCGGGCTCTATCTGCGCTGGCGGATGGAGGAGACGCCGGCGTTCCGCCTGGCCATGTCCGAGAAACAGATGCATGCCCATTCGCCGTTGCGGGAAACGCTGGGGCAACAGAAGGGCACGATCCTGCGGCTCGGCGCCTTCATCTCGCTGACAGCGCTGTCGTTCTACATGTTCACCACGTACTTCGCGACCTACCTGCAGGTTGTCGGGCACTTGAGCCGGCCCCAGTCGCTCATTGTCTCGACTGTGGCCCTGCTGTTCGCCGCGGCTGCCTGCCCGGTGGCGGGTGCCTTTTCAGATCGCGTGGGTCGACGCAGGACAATTGGCTTCACCTGCCTGTGGATGATCCTGGCGGTGTTCCCCGCCTATTGGTTGGCGAGCTCCGGTGACCTCCTGGCCGCGATCGTCGGGGTCATCCTGCTGGCCGTGGGCGCGGTGCTGTCCGGAGTGGTCACCGCCGCGTTGCTGTCCGAAGCCTTCCCAACCCGTACGCGCTACACCGCTTCGGCGATGACCTATAACCTCGCCTATACGATTTTCGGCGGCACCGCGCCTCTGGTGGCGACCTGGTTGATCGGCCAGACAGGCAGCAGCCTGGCGCCAGCCTTCTATCTGGTGCTTGTCGCACTGCTGGCCCTGGTCGGCGGCTTGGCGCTGCCGGAAACCTACCGTATCTCGTTGCACGATGGGCCAAGTAACCTTCCCAGTGATGTGTTGAAGCCAGCTCGAGTCCCAGGTTGA
- a CDS encoding MaoC family dehydratase → MSQVTNFTYDALEVGQKASFSTLVEERHVQLFAAVSGDRNPVHLDAEYAAGTMFKERIAHGMFTGALISAAIACEMPGPGSIYLGQQLRFTRPVKLGDTLTVELEILEKLPKNRVRIATRVFNQNSEQVVDGEAEVLAPKQQLSIELPELPPITIG, encoded by the coding sequence ATGAGCCAGGTAACCAACTTCACCTACGACGCCCTCGAAGTCGGCCAGAAGGCCAGCTTCTCCACCCTGGTGGAAGAGCGCCATGTCCAGCTGTTCGCCGCCGTGTCCGGCGACCGCAACCCGGTGCACCTGGACGCCGAATACGCCGCCGGCACGATGTTCAAGGAGCGCATCGCCCACGGCATGTTCACCGGCGCGCTGATCAGCGCCGCCATCGCCTGCGAGATGCCCGGTCCGGGCAGCATCTACCTCGGCCAGCAACTGCGCTTCACCCGCCCGGTGAAGCTGGGCGACACCCTGACCGTCGAACTGGAAATCCTCGAGAAACTGCCGAAGAACCGCGTGCGCATCGCCACCCGCGTGTTCAACCAGAACAGCGAGCAGGTGGTGGACGGCGAGGCCGAGGTGCTGGCGCCCAAGCAGCAGCTGTCGATCGAGCTGCCGGAGCTGCCGCCGATCACCATCGGCTGA
- a CDS encoding alpha/beta hydrolase, which translates to MRHDAFWLDASDAVPLFVNHWSGETPPRAVVMLSHGMAEHGGRYARLGEALADVGIDLYAHDQRGHGRSAEQGLVGHYAEADGWNKVVEDLASLNHHIRQCHPHLPIFLLGHSMGSYIGQAYLMRHSCSLQGAILSGSNYQPVALYRLARLVARFERWRQGPHGRSALIEFLSFGSFNKAFKPNRTAFDWLSRDPDEVDKYVNDPLCGFRCTNQLWLDLLGGLQSITPPANLAQIDHDLPLLVIGGERDPVSDGRRLQHLAAALRNAGLKHVDLNIYPDARHELLNERNRDEVTADLIDWLERTLALSRRPSPFAKEPS; encoded by the coding sequence ATGCGCCACGATGCCTTCTGGCTCGACGCCAGCGATGCAGTGCCCCTGTTCGTGAACCACTGGAGCGGCGAAACACCGCCCCGGGCCGTGGTGATGCTGTCCCACGGCATGGCCGAGCACGGCGGCCGCTATGCCCGCCTGGGCGAGGCGCTGGCGGATGTGGGAATCGACCTCTATGCCCACGATCAGCGCGGCCACGGCCGCAGCGCGGAGCAGGGTCTCGTCGGCCACTACGCCGAAGCCGACGGCTGGAACAAGGTGGTGGAAGACCTGGCCAGCCTCAACCACCATATCCGCCAGTGCCATCCGCACCTGCCGATCTTCCTGCTGGGCCACAGCATGGGCAGCTACATCGGCCAGGCCTACCTGATGCGACACAGCTGCAGCCTCCAGGGCGCCATCCTCTCCGGCTCCAATTACCAGCCGGTGGCCCTGTATCGCCTGGCCCGCCTGGTGGCCCGTTTCGAACGCTGGCGCCAGGGCCCGCACGGTCGCAGCGCGCTGATCGAGTTCCTTTCCTTCGGCTCGTTCAACAAGGCCTTCAAGCCCAACCGCACCGCCTTCGACTGGCTCAGCCGTGACCCGGACGAAGTGGACAAGTACGTCAACGACCCCCTCTGCGGCTTCCGCTGCACCAACCAGCTGTGGCTCGACCTGCTCGGCGGGCTTCAGAGCATCACGCCACCGGCGAACCTCGCGCAGATCGACCACGACCTGCCGCTGCTGGTGATCGGTGGCGAGCGCGACCCGGTCAGCGACGGCCGGCGCCTGCAACACCTGGCCGCCGCCCTGCGCAACGCCGGCCTGAAGCACGTGGACCTGAACATCTACCCCGACGCCCGTCACGAGCTGCTCAACGAGCGCAATCGCGACGAGGTGACCGCCGACCTGATCGACTGGCTGGAGCGCACGCTCGCCCTCAGTCGACGCCCTTCACCATTCGCCAAGGAGCCCTCATGA
- a CDS encoding substrate-binding periplasmic protein yields MRFPLALLALLATLTLACGARADLRLATLEYPPYCSQHLPEGGSIVELTTRAFATQGHKVRVDFMPWARVRAALRDGHYQGALALWPQEVAEDQLRPSRPLFYSELGFFVREDTPVPFLDLAELRGRKVGVVRGYGYPRRLLQSGFTAEEAVDDVTNLRKLEAGRFDLVLLERAVGQHLIAATPELRGKLRWQPPALARVPLLAAFTEPRPGQPDWARVYERGLKVLLANGEYTRILQRHNAYPP; encoded by the coding sequence ATGCGTTTTCCCCTGGCCCTGCTGGCGCTGCTGGCCACTCTGACCCTCGCCTGCGGCGCCCGGGCCGACCTCCGCCTGGCCACCCTCGAATACCCGCCCTATTGCTCCCAGCACCTGCCGGAGGGCGGCAGCATCGTCGAACTCACCACCCGTGCCTTCGCCACCCAGGGCCACAAGGTCCGGGTGGACTTCATGCCCTGGGCCAGGGTTCGCGCCGCGCTCCGCGACGGCCACTACCAGGGCGCCCTGGCGCTCTGGCCCCAGGAAGTCGCGGAAGACCAACTGCGCCCCTCGCGTCCGCTGTTCTACAGCGAACTGGGGTTCTTCGTGCGCGAGGACACCCCCGTGCCCTTCCTCGACCTGGCCGAACTCAGGGGCCGCAAGGTGGGCGTGGTTCGTGGCTATGGCTATCCCAGGCGCCTGCTGCAGTCCGGCTTCACCGCCGAGGAGGCGGTGGATGATGTCACCAACCTGCGCAAGCTGGAGGCCGGGCGCTTCGACCTGGTGCTGCTGGAGCGAGCCGTCGGCCAGCACCTGATCGCCGCCACCCCGGAACTCAGGGGCAAGCTGCGCTGGCAACCACCAGCCCTGGCGCGAGTCCCCCTGCTGGCCGCCTTCACCGAACCCCGACCCGGGCAGCCCGATTGGGCGCGGGTATACGAGCGCGGCCTGAAGGTCCTGCTGGCCAACGGCGAATACACCCGCATCCTCCAGCGCCACAACGCGTATCCCCCCTGA